In a single window of the Streptomyces sp. NBC_00091 genome:
- a CDS encoding phosphopantetheine-binding protein, translating to MSLPEPPADLPGFLALIGEELGLELTEEQARADLDTLPSWDSVHLLRLVMLIEQETGRRVPVSAVLRARSIAQIHAEVLAVTGGRALTPGGLL from the coding sequence ATGAGCCTGCCGGAACCACCCGCTGATCTCCCGGGCTTCCTCGCCCTGATCGGTGAGGAACTCGGACTGGAACTGACCGAGGAGCAGGCCCGCGCCGACCTGGACACCCTGCCGTCCTGGGACTCGGTGCACCTGCTCCGGCTGGTCATGCTGATCGAGCAGGAGACGGGGCGCCGCGTGCCCGTCTCCGCCGTGCTGCGGGCCCGCAGCATCGCGCAGATCCACGCCGAGGTGCTGGCCGTCACCGGCGGCCGGGCCCTGACCCCGGGCGGTCTGCTGTGA
- a CDS encoding LuxR C-terminal-related transcriptional regulator, whose translation MGRFVRTEIAAALDLPEAEAARIEEALGELRLLRPMPGRPDALVPVSPDAAAADLVGPVEAEIREKQQSVTGVKTQMLALLPAYFENRRRRNQTEAFDVVSDVGVLQKMLDECGARCRDELLTAMPGGSRNAQRMDAARPKALDRLRRGVQIKHLYQHTVRSDLATADYVRAITGEGAEVRTTDEVIDRMVVYDREVAFLPEQHVEGRFPGAIVVREPTLVAFLCKVYDHMWAGATPFTPGAEDTADIADDLKRSIIRLMAQGHKDEMVARRLGMSVRTCRRHIARIMEEMESTSRFQTGVNVALYGLLDADFVPSGAGTS comes from the coding sequence TTGGGCCGGTTCGTCCGAACCGAGATCGCGGCCGCGCTGGACCTGCCGGAGGCAGAGGCCGCCCGGATCGAGGAGGCGCTCGGCGAGCTCCGCCTGCTGCGCCCGATGCCGGGCCGCCCGGACGCGCTGGTGCCGGTGAGCCCCGATGCCGCGGCCGCGGACCTCGTGGGACCGGTGGAAGCCGAGATCCGCGAGAAGCAGCAGTCGGTGACCGGGGTGAAGACCCAGATGCTGGCGCTGCTGCCGGCGTACTTCGAGAACCGCCGAAGACGCAATCAGACGGAGGCCTTCGACGTCGTCAGCGACGTCGGTGTGCTCCAGAAGATGCTGGACGAGTGCGGGGCCCGCTGCCGCGACGAGCTGCTGACGGCCATGCCGGGAGGGTCCCGCAACGCCCAGCGCATGGACGCGGCCCGGCCCAAGGCCCTCGACCGGCTCCGGCGCGGCGTCCAGATCAAGCACCTGTACCAGCACACCGTCCGCAGCGACCTCGCGACCGCCGACTACGTCCGCGCGATCACGGGCGAGGGCGCCGAAGTGCGCACCACCGACGAGGTGATCGACCGGATGGTGGTCTACGACCGGGAGGTGGCCTTCCTTCCGGAGCAGCACGTGGAGGGCCGCTTCCCGGGTGCGATCGTGGTCCGCGAGCCCACGCTCGTCGCCTTCCTGTGCAAGGTCTACGACCACATGTGGGCCGGGGCCACGCCGTTCACGCCCGGCGCCGAGGACACCGCCGACATCGCCGACGACCTGAAGCGGTCGATCATCCGGCTCATGGCGCAGGGCCACAAGGACGAGATGGTGGCCCGCCGGCTCGGCATGTCGGTACGCACCTGCCGCCGGCACATCGCCCGGATCATGGAGGAGATGGAGTCCACGAGCCGTTTCCAGACCGGCGTGAACGTCGCGCTGTACGGGCTGCTCGACGCCGACTTCGTCCCCTCGGGCGCGGGCACTAGCTGA
- a CDS encoding AfsA-related hotdog domain-containing protein, giving the protein MDTAVIAAGPTTARAAARHLVHRPQPWERHGRAAAPPVAEEFVLLGDLTSGHPLLDDGPGHFHDVVAAADMVREVGEFIGRTHFRVPGKRTGIFYQVGIEVTDIGLWRTRPGAAPGRLATTMSVRPDKVIDGVPRALEFRTTLEIDDVRCGTGTANLVFLAPMVHRNHREHSRLAALSSMAGQDRAAPAGAPVEAEEVGRRDPANVLLHDPSGPRDGRLSVGVAVPPHWLGESAARDGHVPAPALLESLRQTSLLAVGRGYGFEPGRSALASLQVHVRGYAEADLPLRCAAVTGRPGRDAAGRRTAPLTLTLTQAGRTVLEAITVVVEDH; this is encoded by the coding sequence ATGGACACCGCCGTCATCGCCGCGGGACCGACTACCGCCCGGGCTGCCGCACGGCACCTGGTGCACCGTCCGCAGCCCTGGGAGCGGCACGGCCGGGCCGCCGCGCCGCCCGTGGCGGAGGAGTTCGTCCTGCTGGGCGACCTGACGTCCGGTCACCCGCTGCTCGACGACGGCCCGGGGCACTTCCACGACGTGGTGGCGGCGGCCGACATGGTCCGCGAGGTCGGCGAGTTCATCGGCCGCACCCACTTCCGCGTGCCCGGCAAGCGCACGGGGATCTTCTACCAGGTGGGCATCGAGGTGACCGACATCGGGCTGTGGCGCACCCGGCCCGGGGCCGCCCCCGGGCGGCTGGCCACCACGATGAGCGTCCGCCCCGACAAGGTCATCGACGGGGTGCCGCGCGCGCTGGAGTTCCGTACCACGCTGGAGATCGACGACGTGCGCTGCGGCACGGGCACGGCGAACCTGGTCTTCCTCGCCCCGATGGTGCACCGCAACCACCGCGAGCACAGCAGGCTGGCCGCGCTCTCCTCGATGGCCGGACAGGACCGCGCGGCACCCGCCGGCGCCCCGGTCGAGGCAGAGGAGGTGGGGCGCCGCGATCCGGCCAACGTCCTGCTGCACGACCCCTCCGGACCCCGCGACGGCCGGCTGTCCGTCGGGGTGGCCGTGCCCCCGCACTGGCTCGGCGAGAGCGCCGCGCGGGACGGGCACGTGCCCGCCCCGGCGCTGCTGGAATCCCTGCGCCAGACCTCCCTGCTGGCCGTGGGGCGCGGCTACGGCTTCGAGCCCGGGCGCAGCGCCCTCGCCTCGCTCCAGGTCCACGTCCGCGGATACGCCGAGGCCGACCTGCCGCTGCGCTGCGCCGCGGTGACCGGCAGGCCGGGGCGGGACGCCGCGGGCCGGCGTACGGCGCCCCTCACCCTGACCCTCACCCAGGCGGGCCGTACCGTCCTGGAGGCGATCACCGTGGTCGTGGAGGACCACTGA
- a CDS encoding 4'-phosphopantetheinyl transferase superfamily protein encodes MNGPASVAPGEPIAVRADGTDWEAVRADLRTYGTALVHGTLDDWRPKDADGPALRAVLGRDWARYSGMAHEDIRERYAASRRLLKHAAAAALHADAADLELTYGPTGRPYLRGCDQIDISLSHTGNLLLVGLTTRGLIGVDAELTDRQIYSKGLDRHICTPAERLNLAELDPAERNPRLVRLWTLKEAYSKAIGQGMQFRFTEFGFGPDGRPVRVHRPDGTPGAGAEWAFRTYYLDVGGVAFCVSAAVYDAGLGRTLDTEITTMLDAEAAEALGRALRAAAG; translated from the coding sequence GTGAACGGTCCGGCGTCCGTGGCGCCGGGCGAGCCGATCGCGGTGCGCGCCGACGGCACCGACTGGGAGGCGGTCCGCGCCGACCTGCGCACCTACGGCACGGCCCTGGTGCACGGCACCCTCGACGACTGGCGCCCGAAGGACGCCGACGGTCCCGCGCTGCGCGCCGTACTGGGCCGCGACTGGGCCCGCTACAGCGGCATGGCGCACGAGGACATCCGGGAGCGGTACGCGGCCTCGCGGCGGCTGCTCAAACACGCGGCGGCGGCGGCCCTGCACGCGGACGCGGCGGACCTCGAACTCACCTACGGACCCACGGGGCGCCCGTACCTGCGCGGCTGCGACCAGATCGACATCAGCCTCAGCCACACCGGCAACCTGCTGCTGGTCGGCCTGACCACGCGCGGGCTCATCGGCGTCGACGCGGAGCTCACGGACCGCCAGATCTACAGCAAGGGCCTGGACCGGCACATCTGCACCCCGGCCGAGCGCCTGAACCTCGCCGAGCTGGACCCGGCGGAGCGCAATCCGCGGCTGGTGCGGCTGTGGACCCTGAAGGAGGCCTACAGCAAGGCCATCGGGCAGGGCATGCAGTTCCGGTTCACCGAGTTCGGCTTCGGGCCGGACGGCCGGCCGGTGCGCGTGCACCGGCCGGACGGCACCCCGGGCGCGGGCGCCGAATGGGCCTTCCGTACGTACTACCTCGACGTGGGCGGCGTCGCGTTCTGCGTCAGCGCGGCCGTCTACGACGCGGGGCTGGGCCGCACCCTCGACACCGAGATCACCACGATGCTCGACGCCGAGGCCGCCGAGGCCCTGGGGCGGGCGCTGCGGGCCGCAGCCGGCTGA